One genomic segment of Myotis daubentonii chromosome 14, mMyoDau2.1, whole genome shotgun sequence includes these proteins:
- the CIDEC gene encoding lipid transferase CIDEC isoform X2, which yields MESNAVQLTRMEYAMKSLSLLNPKSLSRYVAVSTSVVTQQLLSEPSPEPLRARPCRVSTQDRSVRKGITAHSLEDLLHKVRDTLMLADKPFFLVLEEDGTVVETEEYFQTLADDTVFMALQKGQKWQPPSDQGSRYQLSLSHKPAKKIDVARVTFDLYKLNPQDFIGCLNVKATLYGTYSLSYNLHCYGAKRVMKEALRWALFSMQATGHMLLGTSCYMQQLLDATEEGQPPKGKAPSLIPTCLKILQ from the exons GTCCAATGCAGTCCAGCTGACGAGGATGGAATACGCCATGAAGTCCCTCAGCCTTCTCAACCCCAAGTCCCTTTCCAG GTATGTGGCAGTGAGCACCTCGGTGGTCACCCAGCAGCTGCTGTCGGAGCCCAGCCCGGAGCCCCTCAGAGCCCGGCCCTGCAGAGTGAGCACCCAGGACCGGAGTGTGCGGAAGGGCATCACGGCGCACAGCCTGGAGGACCTCCTCCACAAG GTCCGGGACACCCTGATGCTGGCAGACAAGCCCTTCTTCCTGgtgctggaggaagatggcacaGTGGTAGAGACAGAAGAGTATTTCCAAACGCTGGCAGACGACACAGTGTTCATGGCCCTCCAGAAGGGGCAGAAATGGCAGCCCCCATCAGACCAG GGCTCTAGGTAccaactctccctctcccataaGCCTGCCAAGAAGATCGACGTGGCCCGAGTAACCTTTGACCTGTACAAGCTGAACCCACAGGACTTCATTGGCTGCCTGAATGTAAAGGCAACTCTCTATGGCACATACTCCCTTTCCTACAATCTTCATTGCTATGGGGCCAAGCGCGTGATGAA GGAAGCTCTTCGCTGGGCCCTCTTCAGCATGCAGGCCACGGGCCACATGCTGCTCGGCACCTCCTGTTACATGCAGCAGCTTCTGGATGCCACAGAGGAGGGGCAGCCCCCTAAGGGCAAGGCCCCATCCCTCATCCCGACCTGTCTGAAGATACTGCAATGA
- the CIDEC gene encoding lipid transferase CIDEC isoform X3, which yields MEYAMKSLSLLNPKSLSRYVAVSTSVVTQQLLSEPSPEPLRARPCRVSTQDRSVRKGITAHSLEDLLHKVRDTLMLADKPFFLVLEEDGTVVETEEYFQTLADDTVFMALQKGQKWQPPSDQGSRYQLSLSHKPAKKIDVARVTFDLYKLNPQDFIGCLNVKATLYGTYSLSYNLHCYGAKRVMKEALRWALFSMQATGHMLLGTSCYMQQLLDATEEGQPPKGKAPSLIPTCLKILQ from the exons ATGGAATACGCCATGAAGTCCCTCAGCCTTCTCAACCCCAAGTCCCTTTCCAG GTATGTGGCAGTGAGCACCTCGGTGGTCACCCAGCAGCTGCTGTCGGAGCCCAGCCCGGAGCCCCTCAGAGCCCGGCCCTGCAGAGTGAGCACCCAGGACCGGAGTGTGCGGAAGGGCATCACGGCGCACAGCCTGGAGGACCTCCTCCACAAG GTCCGGGACACCCTGATGCTGGCAGACAAGCCCTTCTTCCTGgtgctggaggaagatggcacaGTGGTAGAGACAGAAGAGTATTTCCAAACGCTGGCAGACGACACAGTGTTCATGGCCCTCCAGAAGGGGCAGAAATGGCAGCCCCCATCAGACCAG GGCTCTAGGTAccaactctccctctcccataaGCCTGCCAAGAAGATCGACGTGGCCCGAGTAACCTTTGACCTGTACAAGCTGAACCCACAGGACTTCATTGGCTGCCTGAATGTAAAGGCAACTCTCTATGGCACATACTCCCTTTCCTACAATCTTCATTGCTATGGGGCCAAGCGCGTGATGAA GGAAGCTCTTCGCTGGGCCCTCTTCAGCATGCAGGCCACGGGCCACATGCTGCTCGGCACCTCCTGTTACATGCAGCAGCTTCTGGATGCCACAGAGGAGGGGCAGCCCCCTAAGGGCAAGGCCCCATCCCTCATCCCGACCTGTCTGAAGATACTGCAATGA
- the CIDEC gene encoding lipid transferase CIDEC isoform X1, whose protein sequence is MESNAVQLTRMEYAMKSLSLLNPKSLSRYVAVSTSVVTQQLLSEPSPEPLRARPCRVSTQDRSVRKGITAHSLEDLLHKVRDTLMLADKPFFLVLEEDGTVVETEEYFQTLADDTVFMALQKGQKWQPPSDQGSRYQLSLSHKPAKKIDVARVTFDLYKLNPQDFIGCLNVKATLYGTYSLSYNLHCYGAKRVMKEALRWALFSMQATGHMLLGTSCYMQQLLDATEEGQPPKGKAPSLIPTCLKILQ, encoded by the exons ATGGA GTCCAATGCAGTCCAGCTGACGAGGATGGAATACGCCATGAAGTCCCTCAGCCTTCTCAACCCCAAGTCCCTTTCCAG GTATGTGGCAGTGAGCACCTCGGTGGTCACCCAGCAGCTGCTGTCGGAGCCCAGCCCGGAGCCCCTCAGAGCCCGGCCCTGCAGAGTGAGCACCCAGGACCGGAGTGTGCGGAAGGGCATCACGGCGCACAGCCTGGAGGACCTCCTCCACAAG GTCCGGGACACCCTGATGCTGGCAGACAAGCCCTTCTTCCTGgtgctggaggaagatggcacaGTGGTAGAGACAGAAGAGTATTTCCAAACGCTGGCAGACGACACAGTGTTCATGGCCCTCCAGAAGGGGCAGAAATGGCAGCCCCCATCAGACCAG GGCTCTAGGTAccaactctccctctcccataaGCCTGCCAAGAAGATCGACGTGGCCCGAGTAACCTTTGACCTGTACAAGCTGAACCCACAGGACTTCATTGGCTGCCTGAATGTAAAGGCAACTCTCTATGGCACATACTCCCTTTCCTACAATCTTCATTGCTATGGGGCCAAGCGCGTGATGAA GGAAGCTCTTCGCTGGGCCCTCTTCAGCATGCAGGCCACGGGCCACATGCTGCTCGGCACCTCCTGTTACATGCAGCAGCTTCTGGATGCCACAGAGGAGGGGCAGCCCCCTAAGGGCAAGGCCCCATCCCTCATCCCGACCTGTCTGAAGATACTGCAATGA